TCAAATCAGATTTAAAGAAcacaaaaagaaaactaaTCAAGGATCAATTTATTACGGAACAGtttaaaactaaaatagAAGGAAATGGCGATACCGGGCTAACATACTTAAGAACCGGTGACTTAGGGTTTATTAAGAATGTTACAGTGACTGATTCTGTGGGATCtgttaaaaatttgaacTTATTATATGTACTCGGTAGTATCAATGAGTCCATTGATCATCTTGGTTTAACACATTTTGTTACCGATCTAGAACAGACCGTTAAAACTGTTAATAAGTCAATATTGAATTGTATAATTGCCAAAACTGGTGGTTTATTGGTTTGTCTAATAAAGACTAAAGCCAAAGGTTGTAATTATGCTACATTAACTACTTTAGTTGTATCACAGCTATTAAACCGCCATGGTGTTATTTTAGATCTGTGTGCGTTTGTAAAACCAGGCAATACTAGTAGTATACTACCTGAGAGCTGGTCCAAATACCGTAAAACAGTGATGAAAAAATGGTTCTCTGGTAATTTGCCAATTATTACTCAATTTGGTATTAATTATGGTGAAAATATgtctatatatttattatctgaTTTTAACAATGCAAATTGATGAAGTCTCAGAAATGTTCAAGCATGGTAGCCGCCTTCTATTTTATGATCGTTTTCTTataagtaaataaaatttatctagctgatttgaaaaaaaacataagACAGCATGTAAagttatataataattgaaatatattaaactaaaaaataaattgatagTTGTAGTACCTATCAATACGTGCTAAAGAGgctattttaaaataccTCAATGTCTATTATAGTATGGAGAgcaaaaattttagaaagCAATGCAAAGCTCGTGGAAGAACGTGAGTGCTTTTAATGGATTAGTTAGTTGGACGGTAAAAACTATACTTTGACTTgtacttttaaaaaataggTAACTAAGAAAGGCATAGTAATTACAATGATAGGATATTGTAACATTAGGAAGAAAGAAACGCATTCCATTTGGATTGGATCTGGCGAATCTATGGGTGTTGAACTAGCTGTAAAATATATGGCAGCAGTCATTGATGGTAAACCCCAATTAAGTGCAATTACAAATAACAGCATTTCATCAGATTCCCAACTCAACCACCCTGCTTTAATTAACCTGTCGCACCAAAGAATGCCAAATATTGGCATTATACACAACTTTATCACCACCAATACAATTGCTGCTTTCCAAAAACCTGGGTATAATCTACCAATTTGTAATGTACCTAGTGTTGCGCCTAAAATTAGTAAACCGAATGGAACGCAAGCATCTCCAATATATGCTGTAAATGACAATAATACATTTAATGGAGGCTCCATATCTGGTGCTGGATGAATGTAAGGGGTATGTGGTGTAGTAACAAATAATTCCTTTAACCAAGGAATAAATGCAATAGTCAGTCCAATTATCACAGCTAAAGAGCATGGTCTAAAACAGTTCTTGaggaaaaatataatgaaagaGTTAATATTGAATACCCTGATAAAGGCTGGAAAGTTTTTCCCCGAATTTCTGAAATCTTGGTCAGTGACGTCTGCTTCTGACATTAAAATTCTCTTTAAGTCAGatgatttgattttatcTAATAACGTTTTGTGAAGATCATCAGACTCTGGAGAATAAAAATGTTCAACAGCTCTATCTAATGTGGTAATACCGTTGTATTTTTGAAGCTGCTTTTGACGATCGATATGAGAGTATGCTATCACAAGTTCATTTGGATGTTTCCCTTTTCTTCTCCTTTTGGCAcgaatattttctaatttagaatatattgatCCTTGAGTATTATAAGTCATTGGTGAAGTGCAAGGTGTCTCATTCCAATTAGTCTCAGAAGTCAAACCATCTTCACTTGGATTTTCTAATGCAATGGGAGTGAATTCCATATTTGGGTTgtgatttttattagataaagAAGGTTTATCAACCTTATTAGTTGGGACATTTGAAGGGCCATTAAATGGAAAAATAGTATGATtggaatttgaagaaatattacTGTTATGCAAAGTATTTTGATATGACTGATTTTCTTGGACTGTGATActattttgataattattACTAGTATTGATGCTTTCaggaaataaatttatattcgTATCAGTACTCCGAACGCTACAATAGCATGGGATCGGGTTCAAGAATTCTTTTGGAGAAAATGTTTccttatttattttgtcaCTTGACAAGTATGTTGTAGGAATTTGATGTTGTGATGATATTGAACTGTTATTATGTTCTCTTTCTGAATAAATCACGTTTGAGAAATTTGGgtttttttccaaatcacTAGAAGAAGTGGATGGATTGGTATTTAATGATAACTCTAGTGATGCGGATTTGTCGTCAACATCCTCTTCCTCActtgtctttttttcattaatgaaATCCATTTCAATTAAACGGAACCCACCTAAATTGAATACACAAAGCATAAACATTGCcatgaatataataatacatgCTACACCTTTTTCACCTTCTTGTGCTGTAAATACAAAACCATTAGCCATTGTCTGAATGTATGCAATTGGTAAATCACTGGCATTTTGAAACGTACCAGTAGCAAGAATGCCACCGTACCATCTCTTTGGGACTGGTAGGAATGTTCTAAccattaatgaaaaaaataacgcAGTCATGTATAGCATGACTGCTGTTAAACAGATAACTCCTACTTCTTTTATATCTTTTCCTTCTATATTAGAAACAATCTTGGCAAATGCTAAACAAGGTAGGAAAACAGATAAAATCAAATCGGAAATAATCTTTGTAGCCTGTGCTGTAATGATTTCAAGTTTTGCTAAAAGAATTCCCAGACCTATAATCaggtaaatttttattattggtttGAATGCGGACCAAACAACTTGGCCAAATGATATTGACATATTGGGTTCGATTTATAAAAGTTGTAGTATATTAAATGTagttgtatatttttattttgaaacaaaaaatatgaagaaagaaagataagcgattgaaaataatgtgTATAAACTTGGCCagtttattgtttttatgtcaatattttgatattttgatacttgtttctatatatttataatgatgtgattttttttcaaatctacAAGCAGACATATAAAGTTAAGGGAGGACTCCTTGATATCTCTTAAATAGTTCCCACTCTCCATGGCAAACCCTCCCACCTGTCATAGTATCACCTCAATACAACTTATACATATCAGTAATtggtaaaaaaagatatataatCACTATCTTAATATTACTCAAGCTATTTACGAGTTATTACCTCATCAAGTCACTGCGTAAATCACGAGAATGTTGCTAAATATACCCTTCAGACACATCCGCAGAAGGAGTCTGTTATTGTCTTGCCTGTGACTAGCGCCGTTCTCTTATTTAGGCAACCGGCAAGAAGTTTCCGCGGAAACACAGATTAGGGGTACCTGTTTACCAAATCCATCGGCTCCCCTCGACTGGCGGGGTTCCCGATTCTACCTCTCTAATTTCGAAATTGGCTTTTCGGAGCCATGGACCTGTCGTGACGAGATCCGAGCTGAATGgaagaaaattaatattagctTGATTATTGATATGGGGTTGGGATTTGCACAAAACTACCTATGTACATCAAGAATGTGATTAtgagaaaataaaaaaatatctgcTGAGAAACTGAAAAGAGACAACAAAACTTTCAATAGAGCCATTTTGAAAGTTTATCGTTTACtggttgttgttttttatgCATCAAGAATCAATAAGTCCGAGAAATTAGGTAgcataatataattttcacAAGGAGAGGGGCTTTAAAAGATATCTAAATAATTCCCTTTTTTCGATCCTGTTTTGATTACATAAGTGCCTGTTGAACATATTGTAGCAGtattttggaaattatttttttttcaacataCCAGTTTAGCATTGTCAGAGTTATTTTATTCcttttatttacaattaaagTTAGTTATCCATTTTCGATTTTATCAGTGCTGGTTTGTGGTCATTAAACAGTTATTTCCCGTTAAAGAAATACAATAACCGTAGTTATAGAAgctattttaaaaatatcttaaaGTTGAATTTAGGCAGTGGTCTGTCTCACAATAcccataataataataaccatATAGTCCGTTTCCATAGtattataaagaatttcaaTACCAATAAGAATCAACCTTCAAACACTCAACCGCATCAAACCAGggttaataataaatttgttaaaacAAACTtcagaattaaaaaattatcttcaaatattttgacaAGAATTTCTATCGATAAtaacattttaaattataaggATTATTTGACTGAGCCAAAAGATTATCAATTATCTGAtagtaaattatttaataaattaaactCTCTTTCTATACAGCAAAGGAACAGGCAACGACAAAGGAAGAAGCAGAAGGAATTTAGAAACAATTACACAAACAACAACCCTGATACTACAATCATATCTAACGGTAATATAATGATGCAGGCCGATTATAGAAATGTATCGTATCAAAATATCGGTCAAGGATATCcaaataacaacaacaataattctaatgatagtattttaaaacaatcaAATGATAGACATGATACCGATTCTATGCGAccagataataataataacattcaTACAAATTATAATACTCCCAACGTCATGAGTAAAAGGCAAAGGTTACGTGATTTGGTACGATCCACAAaggattattatttaccTACTATTACTTCTACTATTACCCAAAAGACTAGAGAAGGTATTAAAGCtgtaaataatactacTGCAGGGTTATATTCCCATGATCCTTATTCAGTAAACGGTATTCCATTTAACGTGGATATTCACTATTATCCAACTTATTCCACatataatgatgaattgaaaaaattcgAGACAGTTATAAGGTTGGGTGTTGGTGCACCAGGTGATCCTAAATCCAAAAGGAATAGAATCATTATGTCATTATGTAAACGTTATTTAAGAACAGgtaatgaagaaatatttgattcaCCTATGTCTAGTAGAACCACCTCAAGAGATATTACTCCAACAAACACAAATCCTAATTTTGAAccgaattattatttaaattctcCTAATTCATCGTCTTCTGATTTCTCAAATGATTCTGGATATAGCCGTTACAGTTATAACAATGGTGATAATTCTCATAACATGGGTCGATACGGTTTATCTAGTCGTCCTAATTCAAACCAATTAAACTATGCAGACTCCTATTCGGATATATCAGATAGTTATCAAAGTGAACTCGATATTTTACAGACCCGTGTTAATGGGTTTTTAGAGAAAAAAGTTCCTAATCTTCCAGTaacaattgaattaattgcTAATCCAGATGATGATTGTACAACTGCAAGCCATAATAGTATGGGAAGTAGCGATGGTTatgatgaatttgatgacagtgatgataatgaaagtCATCTTTcgattaaaaataaatataatttggatatttctaaatcaaaTTCACATAATGATGTTTCATTGAATAAAACATATTATGCAACAACTGATTATTTTGgagatatatatttaagaaCAAAGACAAATTTTTTACCAACTCAAATGAGAATTACTTTAAATTTACCGGACAATTTCCCCAAACAAGTTTCAAAACGATTTGCAATTGATTTTATCAAAGGTGACGGTGTGGCTTTAATTAGTGACATTGACGATACTATTAAGCATACCGGTGTTACAGGGGATAAAATGTCCATGTTCCGTAACGTATTTATACATCCATTAGACTCTTGGTTAATTGACGGTTTACCAAACTGGTACAACAATTTGCAAGATCAACTTGAtgtagattttttttatgtttcAAATTCACCTCTACAAATGTTTCAATCATTAGAAGATTATATTCAAACATATTATCCTCCTGGACCGTTATATCTTAAACAATATTCGGGCAATTTGTTATCAAGTATTATGGTATCCAGTGCTTCAAGGAAGTTGGAACCCATAACTAGATTAATGAAAGATTTTCCAAGTAAGAAATTTATCCTTGTAGGAGACTCAGGTGAACAAGATTTCGAAGCCTATATTGATACTGCATTGAATTTTAAGGATCAAGTaatttctatttatatTCGTTGTTGTAAAAACTCAATGAGTGATTTCCCAgaaaaagaacaacaagtaatgtttgaattaaatgaattaattcGAGAAAATTATACTGATACATTTCTTCGAAAGCAACGCAGTAAATCTAAAAAAGCCCCACCAATCCCCACAAAAAAGCCTATTTTGACACCAGAGCAGATAAGGaagattaaaaattcaCGTACGATAAATAAAGTGCATGTGTCATTGCCTCAACCACCATTGACACCAAGAAGAGCTCAAACAACAAGtagttttaaaattggaaGTCATATCGATTTAGATTTCGATTCAAGAAGAACCGCGCCTTCAGTGTCAACAGTCATATATGATAAAAAGGAAGAAACATGGAAGCGTAGAGTTAATGATGGGTTGAATTTActaaaatcaattgatcCAACTTCTCAAGGTATTAGTTTGATGTTCTTTAATGATCCAAATGTTGTGTGTAAAGATtcatttgaagaaatagaaaatttaagaaCGTAATGCATATCTATGTCAACTCTCGAGAGTGTTctactatatatataagcaTAAACGTATTTATAACTTGGATACATagagtaataatattaatcaatttattttttttgaatagtTTTTAATTAGAATGAGTTGttaaaattacaattattttattaatatttggataTAAAGATGGATATTATAAAGAAGAAGGTATGGAATTTTATTTCCTTTAatctaaataattctaaaaaacGATGGGAGAAtgttttttgttgttgttttttatttttttcaatgcaTTATAAAGTGgatgataaaaattaaatctaaCGAAAGCAAATAagatttttatcaatttgCTTCAACAGTTGGAATTGAGGCAGTAGCCACAGAATTTTCAGATTCTGCGGCTGCATGATTTGTTTCGTCTCTTCTAATGATGATATCGAAAGTTGGATTACTACCATCACCATAATCTTTAATAGCAGCATCATCTTTATGTTCGGCTTTTCTCAAAGCATCGGTAAATTCTGTTAAGTCCCAAGAACCATCTTCTGTTATATCGGCATTAGAAGAGCCAATATTCTCTTTAGccaattttaatatgatTTCACGACcatttaatttcttatgatttttcatttcagcatataatctttcaataatatgattttttttccattcaGCAAAATTTTCTACAGTGATTGGAGTCAACTTGgttttatctaatttacCTCTTTCAGTTTCAATGAATTCTTCTAAAGTAATCTTTGGTTGATTTTCCAATGCTTCTCTCTCTAATCTCTGTTGTTCTTTAGTCTTTAATATGAAACCTTCTGGTAAGGAATGTCTATACATACATTTATCACCGTTATTGGGACAGACCCAAAACCAACCGTACTTACCATTTTCCACAGCTtcaatgaaatatttacaaactTTATCTGTAGTAGTCTTTGGATTACCATGTTTGGATAAAATAACACTtctcaatttttcttcatccCAGCTATCCATGGTATCTTGTTCTTTTTCATCTCTAGTATCTTGATATAAATCTCTCTTTGCTACTTTTCTACCAACGTTCAAATCATGAGAAAATTTACACTTGGCACCTTTATTACAATTCCctaatttgaataa
The window above is part of the Henningerozyma blattae CBS 6284 chromosome 2, complete genome genome. Proteins encoded here:
- the ECM3 gene encoding putative ATPase ECM3 (similar to Saccharomyces cerevisiae YNL095C and ECM3 (YOR092W); ancestral locus Anc_2.192) translates to MSISFGQVVWSAFKPIIKIYLIIGLGILLAKLEIITAQATKIISDLILSVFLPCLAFAKIVSNIEGKDIKEVGVICLTAVMLYMTALFFSLMVRTFLPVPKRWYGGILATGTFQNASDLPIAYIQTMANGFVFTAQEGEKGVACIIIFMAMFMLCVFNLGGFRLIEMDFINEKKTSEEEDVDDKSASLELSLNTNPSTSSSDLEKNPNFSNVIYSEREHNNSSISSQHQIPTTYLSSDKINKETFSPKEFLNPIPCYCSVRSTDTNINLFPESINTSNNYQNSITVQENQSYQNTLHNSNISSNSNHTIFPFNGPSNVPTNKVDKPSLSNKNHNPNMEFTPIALENPSEDGLTSETNWNETPCTSPMTYNTQGSIYSKLENIRAKRRRKGKHPNELVIAYSHIDRQKQLQKYNGITTLDRAVEHFYSPESDDLHKTLLDKIKSSDLKRILMSEADVTDQDFRNSGKNFPAFIRVFNINSFIIFFLKNCFRPCSLAVIIGLTIAFIPWLKELFVTTPHTPYIHPAPDMEPPLNVLLSFTAYIGDACVPFGLLILGATLGTLQIGRLYPGFWKAAIVLVVIKLCIMPIFGILWCDRLIKAGWLSWESDEMLLFVIALNWGLPSMTAAIYFTASSTPIDSPDPIQMECVSFFLMLQYPIIVITMPFLVTYFLKVQVKV
- the TMA46 gene encoding translation machinery-associated protein TMA46 (similar to Saccharomyces cerevisiae TMA46 (YOR091W); ancestral locus Anc_2.194) — translated: MPPKSKKKQVQQPAKKKDNVDKTFGMKNKNRSTKVQKYIKQVQSQADPDKDALKRKKLEEKKLKEAQEAERRALFNPIMDQKVQNGVDPKTVVCALFKLGNCNKGAKCKFSHDLNVGRKVAKRDLYQDTRDEKEQDTMDSWDEEKLRSVILSKHGNPKTTTDKVCKYFIEAVENGKYGWFWVCPNNGDKCMYRHSLPEGFILKTKEQQRLEREALENQPKITLEEFIETERGKLDKTKLTPITVENFAEWKKNHIIERLYAEMKNHKKLNGREIILKLAKENIGSSNADITEDGSWDLTEFTDALRKAEHKDDAAIKDYGDGSNPTFDIIIRRDETNHAAAESENSVATASIPTVEAN
- the APP1 gene encoding phosphatidate phosphatase APP1 (similar to Saccharomyces cerevisiae APP1 (YNL094W); ancestral locus Anc_2.193); this translates as MMQADYRNVSYQNIGQGYPNNNNNNSNDSILKQSNDRHDTDSMRPDNNNNIHTNYNTPNVMSKRQRLRDLVRSTKDYYLPTITSTITQKTREGIKAVNNTTAGLYSHDPYSVNGIPFNVDIHYYPTYSTYNDELKKFETVIRLGVGAPGDPKSKRNRIIMSLCKRYLRTGNEEIFDSPMSSRTTSRDITPTNTNPNFEPNYYLNSPNSSSSDFSNDSGYSRYSYNNGDNSHNMGRYGLSSRPNSNQLNYADSYSDISDSYQSELDILQTRVNGFLEKKVPNLPVTIELIANPDDDCTTASHNSMGSSDGYDEFDDSDDNESHLSIKNKYNLDISKSNSHNDVSLNKTYYATTDYFGDIYLRTKTNFLPTQMRITLNLPDNFPKQVSKRFAIDFIKGDGVALISDIDDTIKHTGVTGDKMSMFRNVFIHPLDSWLIDGLPNWYNNLQDQLDVDFFYVSNSPLQMFQSLEDYIQTYYPPGPLYLKQYSGNLLSSIMVSSASRKLEPITRLMKDFPSKKFILVGDSGEQDFEAYIDTALNFKDQVISIYIRCCKNSMSDFPEKEQQVMFELNELIRENYTDTFLRKQRSKSKKAPPIPTKKPILTPEQIRKIKNSRTINKVHVSLPQPPLTPRRAQTTSSFKIGSHIDLDFDSRRTAPSVSTVIYDKKEETWKRRVNDGLNLLKSIDPTSQGISLMFFNDPNVVCKDSFEEIENLRT